GCAATTGGGAGTTCTCAGCGCTGCTCACGATGTCGGTCGTGACTTCTGGCTCGACGGGACCGGCCTTGCCCGGATCGAAGTGGAGATCGGCCCTGGAAGCTGTGGATATCTCACCGCGGCAGCGCGCCGTCACCGCGATACCCTTTTCGTCGGCATCGAGATCCAGCGAGGCGCGCTCAAACCGGTGATCGGTCTTCGCCCTGCCCCGCCCAACCTGCGCCTTCTCAACGCCGACGGCTCCTGGGTGGTGCGTCACCTGCTGGCGCCCGCAAGCATCGACGCTTTCCACGTCTATTTCCCCGATCCCTGGTGGAAAAAGCGCCACTACAAGCGGCGGCTGTTCCAGCAGCCCTTCTGCGAGGCGCTGGCGATGACTCTGGCGCCTTGCGGCGCCGTCCATGTCGTGACGGACGTGGCGCCGCTGATGGGCGAGATCCGCCACCAGATGCTCGGGGCCGGCTTTGTTGCCGAGACCTGGGAACGCACGGGCTCCGACCTCGAATGCAGCTCCTACGAGCGCAAGTACCGCGCCCAGAATCGGCATTTCGAGCAGTGGATCTTCCGGCCGGCGGGCGCCGATGCCGATAGGGAGAGGATGAGCTAAGCCGCTCCCCCGCAATGCCTGGCGTCGCTGCGCAGGAAATCGCTCGCGACCCGGGCGATCCCGGCAGCGTCCAGCGCATGCTTGGCGTAGAGCTGGGAGCCGGTCCCCGACTCCCCGTAACTGTGGACCCCGTGGATGCGGATGGCGACGCCGCGCATTTCCGACAGCGCCTCCACCACAGCGCCACCGATCCCGCCGGCCACGCCATGGTCCTCGACCGTAAGGATGCGCCCGGTGCGGGACGCCGCCTTCTGGAGCGCCTCGGCGTCGATCGGCTTGATCGTGTGAAGGTTTAGAACTCCGGCGGAAATACCTTCCTTGGAAAGCTTTTCTGCTGCCTTGAGTGCTTCCGCAAGCACTCCGCCCGACGCGACGATCTCCAGGTCCTGTCCCTGGCGCAGCTCGACCGCTTTGCCGAATTCGAAGCGGTAGCCGGCGCCGTTGACGTCATCGAGCGCCTGGCGCGTCAGGCGAAGGTAGGCCGGGCCGCCCACGTAGTCGGCCAGGAACTCGGTGGCCTTCTCGGCCTCGACCGCATCGCCCGGCTGGATCACGACCATGTTCGGCAGCGAGCGCATCAGCGCGATATCCTCGAGGCCCATCTGAGAATAGCCGTCTTCGCCGATGCCGATTCCGCAGTGGGTTCCGACGACGCGCACGCCGGCGTTGTTGTAGCCGATCGACATGCGGATCTGCTCGAAGCGCCCGGTCAGAAAGCAGGCAAAACTTGCAACAAACGGCGTAAGTCCGCCGAGCGCCATGCCTGCCGCGATTCCGACCATGTTGCCTTCGGCGATGCCGAGCTCGAAGAAACGCTGGGGGAAAGCGTCGGCGAACTTCTTGGTGCCGACCGAACTGGCAAGGTCGGCATCGAGCACCACGACCCTCGGATGGGTGGAGCCGATTCGGTGCAGGGCATCACCGAACGCTGCGCGCGTGGCCTTGCCCATCTCAGGCAGCCTCCAGCTCGGCCAGGGCCCTTTCGAGCTCCTCGC
The nucleotide sequence above comes from Candidatus Binatia bacterium. Encoded proteins:
- a CDS encoding transketolase C-terminal domain-containing protein, producing the protein MGKATRAAFGDALHRIGSTHPRVVVLDADLASSVGTKKFADAFPQRFFELGIAEGNMVGIAAGMALGGLTPFVASFACFLTGRFEQIRMSIGYNNAGVRVVGTHCGIGIGEDGYSQMGLEDIALMRSLPNMVVIQPGDAVEAEKATEFLADYVGGPAYLRLTRQALDDVNGAGYRFEFGKAVELRQGQDLEIVASGGVLAEALKAAEKLSKEGISAGVLNLHTIKPIDAEALQKAASRTGRILTVEDHGVAGGIGGAVVEALSEMRGVAIRIHGVHSYGESGTGSQLYAKHALDAAGIARVASDFLRSDARHCGGAA